In Afipia sp. GAS231, a single window of DNA contains:
- a CDS encoding TIGR02186 family protein: MIARALLTPAACLLGAALAASPAEAERLIVSVSNHRVTVTPNYSGEELVLFGSVEKDASTPASRNNYDLVVTVAGPRADMVTRRKERKFGIWINTDSRQFLKVPSYLALFSNRPFDTIASPEVQRRQQLGLNNVLLTQRVGPDYADVVPNDAFRSAFVRLRSEHGLYREATSAVTFLTPTLFRTGIPLPAEVPIGTYDVEIKLFADGALVTKTETAFEIVKVGFEQFVATTARQNGLVYGLITAFMALMTGWMASIVFRKD, encoded by the coding sequence ATGATCGCGCGCGCCCTGCTCACGCCTGCCGCCTGTTTGCTCGGTGCGGCGCTCGCGGCGTCGCCCGCAGAGGCCGAGCGGCTGATCGTGTCGGTGTCGAACCACCGCGTGACGGTGACGCCGAATTATTCCGGTGAGGAGCTGGTGCTGTTCGGCTCGGTCGAGAAGGACGCTTCCACGCCGGCCAGCCGCAACAATTACGATCTGGTGGTGACGGTGGCCGGCCCGCGCGCCGACATGGTGACGCGCCGCAAGGAACGCAAGTTCGGCATCTGGATCAACACCGACTCCCGCCAGTTCCTGAAAGTGCCGAGCTATCTCGCGCTGTTTTCCAACCGGCCGTTCGACACCATCGCTTCGCCGGAAGTGCAGCGGCGGCAGCAGCTCGGGCTGAACAACGTGCTGTTGACCCAGCGCGTCGGGCCCGACTATGCCGACGTGGTGCCGAACGACGCCTTCCGCAGCGCCTTCGTGCGGCTGCGTTCCGAGCACGGGCTCTATCGCGAGGCGACCTCGGCGGTGACGTTCCTGACGCCGACGCTGTTTCGCACCGGGATTCCGCTGCCGGCGGAAGTGCCGATCGGCACCTATGACGTCGAGATCAAGCTGTTCGCCGACGGCGCGCTGGTGACCAAGACCGAAACCGCGTTCGAAATCGTCAAAGTCGGCTTCGAACAGTTCGTCGCCACCACCGCGCGCCAGAACGGCCTGGTCTACGGCCTCATCACCGCCTTCATGGCGCTGATGACGGGCTGGATGGCCTCGATCGTGTTCCGGAAGGATTGA
- a CDS encoding nuclear transport factor 2 family protein: protein MTMTALDKWYGYMKSHDTAVLWELLHPDAVFESPVVHTPQRGRDITFKYLASAEKVLGGPGFKYVGEWRNDTGAVLEFENEIEGIKINGVDIITFSADDRIVHFKVMVRPLKGMNLLHRLMGEQLAQATKA, encoded by the coding sequence ATGACCATGACCGCACTCGACAAGTGGTACGGCTACATGAAGTCCCATGACACCGCTGTCTTGTGGGAGCTGCTGCATCCCGACGCGGTATTCGAAAGTCCCGTGGTCCACACGCCGCAACGCGGCCGTGACATCACCTTCAAGTATCTGGCGAGCGCCGAGAAGGTGCTCGGCGGCCCGGGCTTCAAATATGTCGGGGAATGGCGCAACGACACCGGCGCGGTGCTCGAATTCGAAAACGAGATCGAAGGCATCAAGATCAACGGCGTCGATATCATCACCTTCAGCGCCGACGACCGCATCGTTCATTTCAAGGTGATGGTGCGTCCGCTCAAGGGAATGAATTTGCTGCATCGCCTGATGGGCGAGCAACTGGCCCAGGCGACCAAGGCGTGA
- a CDS encoding DMT family transporter, protein MSLAPSVAVPRTGFNPLPLYIALFCLLWSFAFVAGKIGVTDCPPLILLTARFSLAGIVILGITALRGEAWSSLTWRDAAVFAVLGVANNALYLGLGYTGLKTVSAGLGGLIVSANPVFTAALAALFLGEALNWRKVTGLVLGITGVGFIVWHRMSVGTDSLHGILFTLASLASIVVGTILFKVLAPKGSLWVGNGVQNLAAGIVLLPIAFTFADVGDIVPSARLLGAFAFLVFGGSILAYLLWFHLLKVCGATAASAYHFLMPPLGMLFAFLVLGEHVEFRDLLGIVPVALGIYLVTRPAAAVARSS, encoded by the coding sequence ATGTCGCTCGCCCCCTCGGTCGCGGTTCCCCGCACCGGCTTCAATCCGCTGCCGCTCTATATTGCGCTGTTCTGCCTGCTCTGGAGCTTTGCTTTCGTCGCCGGCAAGATCGGCGTCACCGATTGCCCGCCGCTGATCCTGCTGACGGCGCGCTTTTCGCTGGCGGGGATTGTGATCCTTGGAATCACGGCATTGCGCGGCGAAGCCTGGTCATCCCTCACATGGCGCGATGCCGCGGTGTTCGCCGTTCTCGGCGTCGCCAACAACGCGCTCTATCTCGGGCTCGGTTACACCGGGCTCAAGACGGTGTCGGCCGGTCTCGGCGGCCTCATCGTCAGCGCCAATCCGGTGTTTACCGCAGCACTTGCGGCGCTGTTTCTCGGCGAGGCGTTGAACTGGCGCAAGGTGACGGGGCTTGTGCTCGGCATCACCGGCGTCGGCTTCATCGTCTGGCACCGCATGTCCGTCGGCACGGACAGCCTGCACGGCATCCTGTTCACGCTGGCCTCGCTGGCCTCGATCGTGGTCGGCACCATCCTGTTCAAGGTGCTGGCGCCGAAGGGCAGCCTCTGGGTCGGCAATGGCGTGCAGAACCTCGCCGCCGGCATCGTGCTGCTGCCGATCGCGTTCACGTTCGCCGATGTCGGCGATATCGTGCCGAGCGCGCGGCTGCTCGGCGCCTTCGCGTTCCTGGTGTTCGGCGGATCGATCCTGGCTTATCTGCTGTGGTTTCACCTGCTGAAGGTCTGCGGCGCCACCGCCGCCAGCGCCTATCACTTCCTGATGCCGCCGCTCGGCATGCTGTTCGCGTTTCTCGTGCTTGGCGAACACGTCGAATTCCGCGACCTGCTCGGGATCGTTCCGGTCGCGCTCGGCATCTATCTGGTGACCCGTCCCGCGGCTGCGGTCGCCCGATCCTCGTAA
- a CDS encoding NRAMP family divalent metal transporter → MSDHKHSNSKHHDKKTGHDKPAPKAEANKDKVKEPFSVRYFLKALGPGLITGASDDDPSGIGTYSQAGAQLGYGIGWTMLLTFPLMAAIQEISARVGRVTGHGISGNVCRHYSPWLLNVVVALLFIANTVNIAADLGAMADATKLLIGGPGMIYVLFYGVTSVVAQIFLDYKRYVSVLKWLTLSLFAYVAALAFAHVSWGEALTGVLVPRLTWSADYFTTIVAIFGTTISPYLFFWQASQEAEDQRVDVTKQPLIDKHYGAQKEFHRIRADTIVGMAFSNLIALAIIITAAATLHAAGKTDIQTSAQAAEALRPIAGQFAEVIFALGIVGTGLLAIPVLGGATAYAVGEGRRWPVGLARKPKEAIAFYSVLALSAAIGIALNFTKIDPIQALYWSAVVNGVLAVPVMVLLMIMARQQNVMGKFVIRGPLYWLGWLSTAAMLLSVLAMGVGMFVGGK, encoded by the coding sequence ATGTCAGATCACAAACATTCAAATTCAAAGCACCACGACAAGAAGACCGGCCATGACAAGCCGGCACCGAAGGCCGAGGCCAACAAGGACAAGGTCAAGGAGCCGTTCAGCGTCCGCTATTTTCTGAAAGCGCTCGGTCCCGGGCTGATCACCGGCGCCTCCGACGACGATCCGTCGGGGATCGGCACCTACAGCCAGGCCGGCGCGCAACTCGGTTACGGCATCGGCTGGACCATGCTGCTGACCTTCCCGCTGATGGCCGCGATCCAGGAAATTTCCGCGCGGGTCGGCCGCGTCACCGGTCATGGCATTTCAGGCAATGTGTGCCGGCACTACTCGCCGTGGCTGCTCAACGTGGTGGTGGCGCTGTTGTTCATCGCCAATACGGTCAACATCGCGGCCGATCTCGGCGCCATGGCGGACGCCACCAAGCTATTGATCGGCGGGCCCGGCATGATCTACGTGCTGTTCTATGGCGTCACCTCGGTCGTGGCGCAGATCTTTCTCGACTACAAGCGCTACGTGTCGGTGCTGAAATGGCTGACGCTGAGCCTGTTCGCCTATGTCGCAGCGCTCGCCTTTGCGCATGTGTCGTGGGGTGAGGCGTTGACCGGCGTGCTGGTGCCGCGCCTGACCTGGAGCGCGGATTACTTCACCACCATCGTGGCGATCTTCGGCACCACGATCTCGCCCTACCTGTTTTTCTGGCAGGCCTCGCAGGAAGCCGAGGACCAGCGCGTCGACGTCACCAAGCAGCCGCTGATCGACAAGCACTACGGCGCGCAAAAGGAGTTCCATCGCATCCGTGCCGATACCATCGTCGGCATGGCATTCTCCAACCTGATCGCGCTGGCGATCATCATCACCGCCGCGGCGACGCTGCATGCGGCGGGGAAGACCGACATCCAGACCTCGGCGCAGGCGGCGGAAGCCTTGCGCCCGATCGCCGGCCAATTCGCCGAAGTGATCTTTGCGCTCGGCATCGTCGGCACCGGTCTGCTGGCGATCCCGGTGCTCGGCGGCGCCACCGCCTATGCGGTGGGCGAGGGACGGCGATGGCCGGTCGGGCTCGCGCGCAAGCCCAAGGAAGCGATCGCGTTCTATTCCGTGCTGGCGCTGTCGGCCGCGATCGGCATCGCGCTCAATTTCACCAAAATCGATCCGATCCAGGCGCTGTACTGGAGCGCGGTCGTCAACGGCGTGCTCGCCGTTCCCGTCATGGTGTTGCTGATGATCATGGCGCGGCAGCAGAATGTGATGGGAAAGTTCGTCATCCGCGGCCCGCTCTATTGGCTAGGCTGGCTATCGACCGCGGCGATGTTGTTGAGCGTGCTGGCGATGGGCGTCGGGATGTTTGTCGGCGGCAAGTAG
- a CDS encoding sulfite exporter TauE/SafE family protein has protein sequence MQLYLPIADIPVNVFLILAMGAAVGFVSGMFGIGGGFLMTPLLIFVGIAPAVAVASVASHIAASSFSGALSYWRRRAIDPLLAAVLLSGGTIGTALGVWTFTLLRSLGQLDLMIAMSYVILLTTVGGLMFWEGLRALLRTRRGGAATIRRPGSHGWIHGLPLKVRFKRSKIYLSIIPVIVIGLIIGFIGAVMGIGGGFILVPLMIYVLRVPTSTVIGTSMVLTLVTMVFATMLHAVTNHLVDAVLALILMIGGVTGAQFGARAGQKIRGEHLRLLLGLLVLAVGVRFAIELVIRPEDLFTIRETGGAG, from the coding sequence GTGCAGCTCTACCTTCCGATCGCCGACATTCCGGTCAATGTCTTCCTCATCCTGGCGATGGGCGCGGCGGTTGGTTTCGTCTCCGGCATGTTCGGCATCGGCGGCGGCTTCCTGATGACGCCGCTGTTGATCTTCGTCGGCATCGCGCCTGCGGTCGCGGTCGCCTCTGTCGCCAGCCACATCGCAGCGTCGTCGTTTTCCGGCGCGTTGTCCTACTGGCGACGGCGCGCCATCGATCCACTGCTGGCAGCCGTGCTGTTAAGCGGCGGCACGATCGGGACGGCACTTGGCGTCTGGACCTTCACGCTGCTGCGTTCGCTCGGCCAGCTCGATCTGATGATCGCGATGTCCTACGTGATCCTGCTGACCACCGTCGGCGGGCTGATGTTCTGGGAAGGCCTGCGCGCGCTGTTGCGGACCCGCCGCGGCGGCGCGGCCACGATCCGGCGTCCGGGCAGCCATGGCTGGATTCACGGATTGCCGCTGAAGGTGCGCTTCAAGCGCTCCAAGATCTATCTGTCAATCATCCCCGTCATCGTCATCGGCCTGATCATCGGCTTCATCGGCGCCGTCATGGGCATCGGCGGCGGCTTCATCCTGGTGCCGCTGATGATCTATGTGCTGCGGGTGCCGACCTCGACCGTGATCGGCACCTCGATGGTACTGACGCTGGTCACCATGGTGTTCGCCACCATGCTGCACGCGGTCACCAATCATCTGGTCGACGCCGTGCTGGCGCTGATCCTGATGATCGGCGGCGTCACCGGCGCGCAGTTCGGCGCGCGGGCGGGCCAGAAAATACGTGGTGAACATCTGCGGCTGCTGCTCGGCCTCCTGGTGCTTGCCGTCGGCGTCCGCTTCGCCATCGAACTGGTGATCCGGCCCGAAGACCTGTTCACGATCCGGGAAACCGGAGGCGCCGGATGA
- a CDS encoding tetratricopeptide repeat protein, with protein MNSRVSWSVDGIDPSVRERAEAAARRAGMSLSEWLNSTVGEPVGAPSRDSHDQGPAMPSRESRDVADIHQRLDSITRQIEQISKPAPRSEAPRGEAMPAEPTVARQLNDAISRLDARLSQITSAGASRQTSSQVPSPNREAQAAMVERAAAQVYRPSPPLSPVSFDAAIAEIAARQNELDGSPQPLPPRSAPPIAPAAVAGPDFSSLERHLLKITSQIESLRPSDHIEASIAAFRGELAEIRQAITEAMPRRAIDSIENEIRSLSRRIDDSRQSGTDGQILVGIERALAEIHGALSKLTPAEQLTGYDDAIRSLGAKLDLILRSNDDPSTVRQLEDAISALRSIVSNVASNDALARLSEDVHSLSAKVDQLARADGNGDSFAILEQRLASLTSSLESRERPAATEPSEFVEGALRSLTERLDRIPVGNDNASAFAHLEQRVSYLLERLEASTDRGAAPSLDLGRVEEGLLDIQRSLERQHANLVSLADTSRSGGGPAAMDSDIVDAVKRELSDIRYSQSETDRRTQDSLETVHNTLGHVVDRLATIEGDLRAVRAAPIAAQPMASSAPAVTMREEASRAAMPPQTSAPMPYTQALAPQPKPELPNPASMQETFAAAPREFHAAQPVAPPTPRAISEILEPHAAPPRAAIAPDLPPDHPLEPGTRPAARMSSPSERIAASESVINEIAAGPKEPVSSSSFIAAARRAAQAAAAAPANEKAARAAAKAAAKDKGGDSKIKVGAKIAQPGDTTPSNMTSRVRSLLVGVSVVVIVLGTFKMAMTLLDTGSSTPMPGIENSTESAAPPPAPAESGAKPAMPAPSAPSLMSPTPADRQSNNMSAPNTLDSARVVIPPQAQSSLAPAAAAAPAPAGDVTGAIPTVQGTSSGKFSMVQVPPSERLPDAIGGPVLRAAALKGDPTAAYEVGVRFAEGKGIAANLDEAAKWYDRAAQAGVVPAIFRLGTFYEKGLSVKKDVDIARRYYLQAAERGNAKAMHNLAVLDADGGGKGANYKSASQWFRKAADRGVADSQFNLGILYARGIGVEQNLAESFKWFSLAAAQGDADSSRKRDDIAKRLDAQSLAAAKLAIQTFTPEPQPDDAVNVAAPQGGWDSAPATANATKPAAKPVVTKRAAVTPR; from the coding sequence ATGAATTCGCGCGTATCGTGGAGTGTTGACGGCATCGATCCCTCGGTTCGCGAAAGGGCCGAGGCAGCCGCGCGCCGCGCCGGCATGTCGCTCAGCGAATGGCTCAATTCCACCGTCGGCGAACCCGTCGGGGCCCCTTCCCGTGACTCCCACGATCAAGGCCCGGCGATGCCGAGCCGGGAAAGCCGCGATGTCGCCGACATCCATCAGCGGCTGGATTCCATCACCCGGCAGATCGAACAGATTTCAAAGCCCGCACCGCGCAGCGAAGCGCCGCGTGGCGAAGCCATGCCGGCCGAGCCGACGGTGGCCCGTCAGCTCAACGACGCCATTTCCCGCCTCGACGCCCGGCTGTCTCAGATCACGAGCGCAGGTGCTTCACGCCAAACCTCGTCTCAAGTCCCATCGCCGAACCGTGAGGCCCAGGCCGCGATGGTCGAGCGGGCCGCAGCCCAGGTCTATCGTCCCTCGCCGCCGCTAAGCCCGGTCTCGTTTGACGCCGCGATCGCCGAGATCGCGGCGCGACAGAACGAACTCGACGGTTCGCCGCAGCCGTTGCCGCCGCGCAGCGCGCCGCCGATCGCGCCCGCAGCAGTCGCCGGCCCGGACTTCTCCTCGCTGGAACGTCATCTGCTCAAGATCACGAGCCAGATCGAGTCGCTGCGCCCCTCCGATCACATCGAAGCATCGATCGCGGCCTTCCGCGGCGAACTCGCCGAAATCCGCCAAGCCATCACCGAAGCGATGCCGCGCCGGGCCATCGATTCGATCGAGAACGAAATCCGCTCCCTGTCGCGCCGCATCGACGACAGCCGCCAGAGTGGCACCGACGGCCAGATCCTTGTCGGCATCGAGCGCGCGCTCGCCGAAATCCATGGTGCGCTGAGCAAGCTGACGCCGGCCGAGCAGCTCACCGGCTACGACGACGCGATCCGCAGCCTCGGCGCCAAGCTCGACCTGATCCTGCGCTCCAACGACGACCCATCGACCGTTCGCCAGCTCGAAGACGCGATATCGGCGCTTCGCTCGATCGTCTCCAATGTGGCCTCCAATGACGCGCTGGCGCGGCTTTCCGAGGACGTGCATTCGCTGTCGGCCAAGGTCGACCAGCTCGCCCGCGCCGATGGCAACGGCGATTCCTTTGCCATCCTCGAGCAGCGCCTTGCCTCGCTGACCTCGTCGCTGGAAAGCCGCGAACGCCCCGCGGCCACTGAGCCTTCGGAATTTGTCGAAGGCGCGCTGCGCTCCCTGACCGAACGCCTCGACCGCATACCTGTCGGTAACGACAATGCGTCGGCGTTTGCCCATCTCGAACAGCGCGTATCCTATCTCTTGGAACGGCTGGAAGCTTCGACCGACCGCGGCGCCGCGCCGTCGCTCGATCTCGGACGGGTCGAGGAAGGGCTGCTGGACATCCAGCGCTCGCTCGAACGCCAGCACGCCAATCTGGTCTCGCTCGCCGACACCAGCCGCAGCGGCGGCGGGCCGGCAGCGATGGACTCCGACATCGTCGACGCCGTCAAACGCGAATTGTCCGACATCCGCTACAGCCAGTCGGAAACCGACCGCCGCACCCAGGACTCTCTGGAGACGGTTCACAACACGCTCGGCCATGTGGTCGATCGGCTGGCGACGATCGAGGGCGACTTGCGCGCGGTTCGCGCCGCGCCGATCGCGGCCCAGCCGATGGCGTCGTCCGCTCCAGCCGTCACCATGCGCGAGGAAGCCTCGCGCGCGGCAATGCCGCCGCAAACTTCTGCGCCGATGCCCTATACGCAGGCGCTGGCGCCGCAGCCGAAGCCGGAATTGCCGAATCCCGCTTCCATGCAGGAAACCTTCGCCGCCGCCCCGCGCGAATTCCATGCCGCCCAGCCGGTAGCGCCGCCGACGCCGCGCGCGATCAGCGAAATCCTCGAACCGCACGCGGCACCGCCGCGCGCGGCGATCGCGCCGGATCTGCCGCCGGATCACCCGCTCGAGCCGGGCACCCGGCCGGCCGCGCGGATGTCTTCGCCGTCGGAGCGAATCGCCGCTTCCGAAAGCGTGATCAACGAGATCGCGGCCGGACCGAAAGAACCCGTCAGTTCATCGAGCTTCATCGCCGCCGCGCGCCGCGCCGCGCAGGCTGCTGCCGCCGCTCCTGCCAATGAGAAGGCCGCTCGCGCCGCTGCCAAGGCCGCCGCCAAAGACAAGGGTGGCGACAGCAAGATCAAGGTCGGGGCGAAGATCGCGCAGCCCGGCGACACAACGCCGTCCAACATGACCTCCCGGGTCCGCTCGCTGCTGGTCGGCGTCAGCGTGGTCGTGATCGTGCTCGGTACTTTCAAGATGGCGATGACACTGCTCGACACCGGCAGCAGCACGCCGATGCCGGGAATCGAAAATTCGACCGAATCTGCCGCACCGCCACCCGCTCCGGCGGAGAGCGGCGCCAAGCCCGCGATGCCGGCGCCATCAGCGCCCTCGCTGATGTCGCCGACCCCGGCCGACCGGCAATCGAACAACATGTCCGCGCCGAACACGCTGGACAGCGCGCGTGTCGTGATCCCGCCGCAGGCGCAGTCCTCTCTGGCCCCGGCGGCGGCTGCGGCCCCGGCGCCGGCCGGCGACGTCACCGGTGCGATCCCCACCGTGCAGGGGACTTCATCAGGCAAATTCTCGATGGTGCAGGTGCCGCCGAGCGAGCGGCTGCCCGACGCCATCGGCGGTCCGGTGCTGCGCGCCGCCGCTCTGAAGGGCGATCCGACCGCGGCCTACGAGGTCGGCGTGCGCTTTGCCGAGGGCAAGGGCATTGCTGCGAATCTCGACGAAGCCGCCAAATGGTACGACCGCGCGGCGCAGGCCGGCGTGGTGCCCGCGATCTTCCGGCTCGGCACCTTCTACGAGAAGGGCCTGAGCGTGAAAAAGGACGTCGATATCGCGCGACGTTATTACCTGCAGGCCGCCGAACGCGGCAACGCCAAGGCGATGCATAACCTCGCGGTGCTCGACGCCGACGGCGGCGGCAAGGGCGCCAACTACAAGAGCGCGTCGCAATGGTTCCGCAAGGCGGCCGATCGCGGCGTCGCCGACAGCCAGTTCAACCTCGGCATTCTCTATGCCCGCGGCATCGGCGTCGAACAGAACCTCGCCGAATCCTTCAAATGGTTCAGCCTCGCCGCAGCCCAGGGCGATGCGGATTCCAGCCGCAAGCGCGACGACATCGCCAAGCGCCTCGACGCCCAGTCGCTGGCGGCGGCCAAGCTCGCGATCCAGACCTTTACGCCGGAGCCGCAGCCCGACGACGCCGTCAATGTCGCGGCCCCGCAAGGCGGCTGGGACTCGGCGCCGGCGACGGCCAATGCGACCAAGCCCGCGGCCAAGCCGGTGGTAACCAAGCGCGCGGCGGTCACGCCGCGATAA
- a CDS encoding PadR family transcriptional regulator, giving the protein MALGDAILACLTEHPMTGYELAKTFDSSIGFFWKADHQQIYRELSRLRDRGHIQGREVVQSGKPNKLVYTLTPEGRAALRHWAARPSSPSSIKDDLLVRLYALDSIDIDPLRDDLMARLEHHRDRCSRYERILNKRFPHGVAPPADLGKLLLLRMGLRHERNVADWCEEALDMLSALSHGANVVPIDGGQRENNG; this is encoded by the coding sequence TTGGCGCTTGGCGACGCGATCCTGGCCTGCCTGACCGAACATCCGATGACGGGCTATGAGCTCGCCAAGACCTTCGATTCGTCGATCGGGTTCTTCTGGAAAGCCGACCACCAGCAGATCTATCGCGAGCTGTCGCGGCTGCGCGACCGCGGCCATATCCAGGGCCGCGAGGTGGTACAGTCCGGCAAGCCCAACAAGCTGGTCTATACCCTTACACCCGAGGGCCGTGCTGCGCTCCGGCACTGGGCCGCCCGGCCGAGCAGCCCGTCCTCGATCAAGGACGACCTCTTGGTGCGGCTTTACGCGCTCGACAGCATCGATATCGATCCGCTGCGCGACGACCTGATGGCGCGGCTGGAACACCACCGCGACCGCTGCTCCCGCTATGAGCGGATCCTCAACAAGCGCTTTCCTCACGGCGTCGCGCCGCCGGCCGACCTGGGCAAGCTGCTGCTGCTGCGGATGGGCCTTCGCCACGAGCGCAATGTCGCCGACTGGTGCGAAGAGGCGCTCGACATGCTCTCCGCCCTCAGCCACGGGGCCAATGTCGTCCCGATCGACGGCGGCCAGCGCGAAAACAACGGCTAG